CTCGGGCACCGGCGTGAGCGTGCTCAACGCGTCCACCGTGACGACGCAGTACGGCCCGCTGTCCGCCCTGGACCGCGACTTCGTCACCAAGGTCAGACTGGCGGGGCTGTGGGAGCTGCCGGCCGGGCAGCAGGCCCAGACGAAGGGCTCCACCCTGGCCGTACGCACCGCGGGGGAGCATCTCGTCGAGGGGCACACCTTCCTCGACGCGCGGGTCCGCAAGGTCGCCGCGCGCCTCGCCCTGCCCCTGCCCAACCAGCCGAGCGACCAGCAGAAGGCGTGGCTGGACACCCTGACGGCGGCGCAGGGCGAGACCTACGACCGCGAGTTCGCCAACATCCTGCGGCTGGCACACGGCAAGGTCTTCTCCGTCGTCGCCCAGGTCCGGGCCACCACCCGCAACTCGCTGGTGCGTGACCTCGCCGACGACGCCAACACCACCGTTCTCGACCACATCAAGGTGCTGGAGGCCACCGGGTTCGTCGACTACGACGCGATCGCCCGCGACGCCGCCTCCGCGAGCGCCCCGCCGCTCACCAACTCCCCCACGCCGCCGACCCCGTTGGACGACCCCGGCTCCCCCGTCCCGGTGACCCCCTCGCCCACGCCGACCCGGCCGGACCCGTCACCGACGTACGCCCTGCCTCCGGCCGCCAACGGCCCGGCGGACGACGACTGAGGACGGACGACAGGGCACCGGCCGGACCCGAAGGCTCCGGCCGCCCGCCCCTGCCGGGTCCTGGCAAATGCGGGCCGCGACGGCGAACAATCGGAACAGAGCGGCCACCTTCCCTGCGGATTACGGACATCGCGCGATGCGGCCCGGGGCAGGCGCATAGAAACACGCCATGATCTGGGTCCTCTTCCTCCTGCTGGCCTGGGCCGCCGCCGGCGTGTCCTGTGCCCGACTCTGTCTGACCTCGATGCGTGCGGCGGCGGCCGACTCCGACGTCCACGTCGACCACGCCCACCACTGCCACCGGCTCACGCTGTACGAGGCGGCGTTCCTGTCCGGCGGCCCGGCACGCGTCGCCGACCTCACCCTGGTCTCCATGGCCGGCCGGCGCGGACTCCTGCTCGCGCACACCGGTTGGGTGACGGTGGTGGACCCGGACGGCCGGGACGACATGGAACGCTCCGTGATCGGCGCGATAGGCCCCGGCGGGCAGTCCCGGATAGCGCCCGTACGCCGGACCGCCGCAGCCGCGGACCCCGTACGCCGCCTCTCCGACCGGCTCGTCGCGGCGGGGCTGGCCGTGCCCTACGCCGCGCGCACGGCCGTGGCCGACGCGGTCACCCAGGTACGGGGCGCCGCGCTGGGCGTGTGCGGACTGGGGGCGCTGGCGTTGATGCTGCCCTCGCAGGGGTACGGGGAGCATCACGTGCTGGTCGCGCTGTGGTTCGCGTTGCCGCTGGTGCTGACGCTCAGCTGTCTGGTCATCGTGCGGGTCGACAGGCATCCCGGTACGCGCTGGGCGACACCGGAGGGGGTGCGGGTGCTGCGGACCGTCGTGGGCCGGGGCGGAGGTGACCTGGCGGATCTCGTCTCCGTGGCCGTCTGGGGCGTGGGGGCGGTGGGGTCCGCGGAGCTGCGGGCGGCGTTCGGGCAGCGATAGCGACGGCGACACTCCCCGACAGTCCTTTACATTCGCCCTATTTAACGCCAAACATCCCTTTGTCGCTGTCGTGCTTCGGAGGGATTCGCCATGCGGGCTGCCGTTCTCTACGGGACTGTCGGGGCGGTGGTGCTGAGTGGCCTCGGGGCCGCGCCGGCCGAGGGGGACATGAGCCGGACGGCGGCGCAGTCGGTCGCCCTCGCGGCCGAGCGGGCCGCGGACGAGGGCATCCGGTTCGGTAAGTGCCCGGCGGCGGAGGGGCTGCCGGACGGGGTGCGGTGCGGGACGGTCGAGGTGCCGCTCGACTACGCACGGCCCGACGGCCGGCAGATCTCACTGACCGTCAGCCGGATCGCGGCCAAGGGCAAGGACGCGAAGGGCAGGAAGGTCGCCCGGCAGGGGGCGCTCGTGTTCAACCCGGGCGGGCCCGGCGCCTCCGGGATGTATTTCCCGCTCGCCGGCTACCTCCCGGGCTGGAAGCGCATCGGCGCCGCCTACGACCTAGTCGGCTACGCCCCGCGCGGGGTCGGCCGCTCGGCACCGCTGTCCTGCCAGGACCCGAAGCGACTGCACCGGGGGCCCGCACCGGCGCCGACGCACCCCTCGGAGACGTACAAGAAGGAACGCGTCGCACGGGCCAAGGCGTACGCGCGAGGCTGTGCACGGCGGGGCGGGAGCGCGCTGCGGCACTACCACTCCCTCAACAACGCCCGTGACCTGGACGTGCTGCGCGCCGCGCTCGGCGAGCCACGACTGACGTTCATGGGGGCGTCGTACGGGACGTACATCGGGGCGCTGTACGCGGCCCTGTTCCCCTCGCACGTACGCCGGATGGTCTTCGACTCGGCCGTGAACCCGGCCCCCGAGCAGATCTGGTACCGCAACAACCTCGACCAGTCGGCCGCGTTCGAGGGGCGCTGGGCGGACTTCCGGGCCTGGGTCGCCAGGCACCACCGGGTCTACGGGCTGGGTGACACCCCGCAGAAGGTGCTGCGGAGCTACGAGCGGGCGGCGGCGCGGCTGGCCGCCCGGCCCGCCGCCGGCAAGGTGGGCCCGGGCCAGCTGCAGGGCGCGTTCCTCCAGGCCGCGTACCACGACGACCACTGGCCGCAGCGTGCCCTGGCGCTCTCGGCGTATCTGAGGGGCGACCCGAAGCCGCTCGTCCGGATCGCCGGCCCGTACCCGGAAGCCGCCGTCGAACAGGAGAACGCGAAGGCCGTCTACACGGCCGTCGAGTGCAACGACGCGCCCTGGCCGACACGGTGGAGCGTCTGGGACCGCGACAACACCCGGCTCGCGCGGACCGCGCCCTTCGAGACGTGGGACAACGTGTGGACGAACCTGCCGTGCGCCTACTGGAGCGGTCCGCGTCAACGACCGCTCGACGTGCGGACCGGCCCCGGCGAGCTGCCGCCGACGCTGATCCTGGCGGCCGAGCGGGACGCGGCCGCGCCGTACGACGGAGCGATCGAGCTGCACCGGCGGCTGTGGGGTTCGGTACTGGTGACCGAGCGGGACGCGGGGAACCACGGGGTCGCGGGCGGGTCCAACACCTGCGTCAACGGGTACCTGGAGGCGTACCTGCTGCAGGGGCGGGCGCCCGTGCGGAGGGCCGCGTGCGCGGGGCGGCCGGAGCCGAGCGCCGCTCGGCGCGAGGCTGTCGGGGAACTGCGGGTCGTCGGTAGCTGATCGCGCAGTTCCCCGCGCCCCTTACGGGGCCTAGGCGAGGCCCGCCACCAGCTCCGCCACCGACTTGCGGCGGCCCGTGTAGAACGGGACCTCCTCGCGGACGTGCATCCGGGCCTCCGAGGCACGCAGGTGCCGCATGAGGTCGACGATGCGGTACAGCTCGTCGGCCTCGAAGGCGAGGATCCACTCGTAGTCGCCCAGTGAGAAGGAGGCGACCGTGTTGGCCCGGACGTCGGGGTAGCCGCGGGCCATCTTGCCGTGGTCGGCGAGCATGCGGCGGCGGTCCTCGTCGGGCAGCAGGTACCAGTCGTAGGAGCGCACGAAGGGGTAGACGCTGACGTAGTCGCGGGGCGTCTCGTCGGCGAGGAACGCCGGGATGTGCGACCGGTTGAACTCGGCGGGGCGGTGCAGCGCCATGTTCGACCACACCGGGGCGAGCGCGCGACCCAGCCGGGTGCGGCGGAAGAGGTTGTACGCCTCCTGGAGCTGGTCGCTGGTCTCGGCGTGCCACCAGATCATGACGTCGGCGTCGGCGCGCAGGCCCGACACGTCGTACGTACCGCGGATGGTCACGTCCTTGGCGGCGAGCTGGTCGAACAGCTCCTGGACCTCGTCGGCGTAACCGGCGCGGTCCTCCGGCAGCACGTCCTTCAGCCTGAAGACGGACCACAGCGTGTAACGGATGACTTCGTTGAGGTCCTTGGCCAGCTTGCCCTTGTTCGGGATCCGGCCGGACTCGGTGGTGGGGGCGTCGTCGCTCATGGGTCTCATTCTCCCGCTCCGCCGTGGAGGCTCTGCACCGGGTGGGCGGTGAGGCGCCGCACCGCGCGCAGGTCACCGTGGATCTGGTCGACCGCGGCAGCGGCGCTCGCGACGCACGCCGGGATGCCGACGCCGTCGTACGCCGCGCCGCAGACCGCGAGGCCCGGCAGCTTGCCGAGGTGCTCGCGCAGGCGCGCCACGCGCGCGTGGTGGCCGACCGGGTACTGCGGCAGGCCGTCGTCCCAGCGGGTGACGCGGGTCTCCAGGGGGACGGCGGACAGACCGGTGGCCTCGTGCAGGTCGGTTCTCGACACCTCCACCAGGTGGGCGTCGTCGCGCTCCAGGATCGCCGTCTCGCCGTACCGGCCGACCGAGGTGCGCAGGACCAGCAGGTCCGGGTTCTCGTCGGCGATCCAGCCCCACTTCCGGGAGGCGAAGGTGGACGCCTTGATGGTGCGGCCGTCGACCGGCGGCACCAGGAAGCCGCTGCCCTCGGGGAGGGTGACGTCGGCGCGGCGGTAGGCGAGGGTGACCAGGGCCATCGAGGCGTACTCGACAGCGGCCAGCTCGGCGGCGGCCTCGGGCGCCTCGGCCCGCAGCAGGCCGGCGGCGACCGGGGCGGGGACGGCCACGACGACGGCGTCGGCGTGCAGGACACGGGCGTCGGCGGCCTCGGCGCTCCCCGCGCCGCCCGCACCGCCTCCGGCGACGACGCGCCAGCCGCCCGCCGCCTGACGGCGCAGTTCCGTGACGGGGGTGCGGGTGAGGATCTCGGCGCCGCGTGCCCGCACCGACTCGGCGACCGCGAGCGGCAGTCGCCCCACACCGCCCTGGATGCCCATGAAGACCGGCCCGGTCTGCCCGGCGGCGGCCGCCCGCTCCTGGATGCCCCGGACGGCCTCGGTGAGGGAGGCGTGGGTCCGCGCGGCCTCGAAGAGCTGCGGGACGGCCGAGCGCATCGAGATGCGGTACGCGTCGCCCGCGTAGACCCCGCCCAGCAGCGGCTCCACCAGGCGGTCGACGACCTCGCGGCCGAGGCGGGCGGCCACGTACTCCCCCACTGCCACGTCGTCGCCGATCTCGGTGCGCGGCAGGTCGGCGTCGCGCTCGATGCGGGCCAGCCCCTCGTCGGACAGAACCCCGGCGAGGGCGGACGCGGTGCCGGGGACACCCATGACGTGGCCCTTGGGCATGGGGCGCAGGGCGCCCCGGGTCCAGAGGGAGGCGGTGGCGGTGGCGGGCGGCTGGAGCCGGTCGGCGAGGCCGACCTGCCGGGCGAGGGCGACCGCCTCGGGCCGGCGGGCCAGGATCGACTCGGCGCCGAGGTCGACGCGGGCACCCGCGATCTCGCCCGGCAACAGCTTGCCGCCGACCCGCTCCGAGGCCTCCAGGACGGTCACTCTCGCACCCCGGTCCAGCAGCCCGTGCGCGGCGGCGAGTCCCGCGATACCGGCCCCGATGACGACGACATGCCCGGCGTCGCGCCCGACGTCCGAAGGTGATCCGCTCATGGTTCCACCCTCTCAGACGTCACTGACAGTCATGACGCCGGTCCCGCCCGCCGGGCGGCGCCGTCGTGGCCCCGCCGAGTCCCGACCGTGACCGCTTCGCGACCGCCCCCGCCCAACGTTCCGGCCCGCTCCGGCGTCAAAGGACCGTCAGCAAGGCAGACAGGCAGTTCTCGACCCTCGGGGGGACACCGCAATGGCCGAAACACGTGTACGACGTTCCCGGCGGCCCGCAGGGGCCCTGGCCGCCCTGTTCCTCGCCGCCGCCCTGGCCGTCACGGGCTGCGGCGCCGGCGACGACGCAACCGGCTCGGCCAAGAGCGCCGCGGACGGGGGCCGGGCCGACGACAGCATGGCCCAACCGGAGGGCGCCCTCTCCGAGCAGAGCGGCAACAGCGACCACACCGGCAAGGGCAAGGCCTCCGACGCGCCGCCGAGCGTCAGCCCGAGCCACATCATCCGCACCGCCACCCTGACCGTGCGGGTCAAGGACGTGCCGAAGGCCCTGGACGACGCCCGCACCGCCGTCGAGGGCGTGGGCGGCTTCGTCGGCAGCGAGTCCACCACCCGGGACGGCAAGGACCGCGAGCGCACCCGTGTCGTCCTGCGCGTGCCCGCCGAGAAGTACGACGAGGTCCTGACCGAGCTGGAGGGCACCGGCAAGCTGATCGAGCGGAAGACGAAGGCCGAGGACGTCACGGACCAGGTCGTCGACGTGGAGAGCCGCATCAAGACGCAGAAGGCGAGTGTGGCCAGGATCCGCGAGTTGATGGACCGGGCGACCAAGCTCGGTGACGTGGTCACCCTGGAGGGCGAGTTGAGCACCCGTCAGGCCGACCTGGAGTCGCTGCTGGCCCAGCAGAAGTCCCTGAAGGACCGCACCAGCCTGGCCACCATCACGCTGACCCTGTCCGAGACCGCGGTGAAGAAGACCCCCGAGAACGACGACCCCGGCTTCATGGACGCGCTGGCGGGCGGCTGGAGCGCGTTCGTCGCCGTCTTCCGCTGGCTGGGCCTGGCGCTCGCCGCGGTCCTCCCCTTCGCGGTGGCCGCGGCTCTCGTCGTGCTCGTGTGGTACCGCCTCAACCGCTCCCGCCGGCCCGCGACGGCGACGGCGGGAGCGGGAGCGGCCGCTCCGCTGCCGGCCGCCGCGCCGGACACGGAGGAGAAGGAGGAGCGGGAGGAGCGGGAGTGACGCGGGCTCGGGATGCGGGCCCCGTAGCGTGTCCCCATGAACACGAGCCGCGCTGAACAACGTTCGAGAGAACGCCTGGTGGTCGTCGGAGGCGACGCGGCGGGCATGTCCGCCGCGTCGCAGGCACGTCGGCTGAAGGGCCCCGACGCCCTGGAGATCGTGGCGTTCGAGCGGGGCCACTTCACCTCGTTCTCGGCGTGCGGCATCCCCTACTGGGTGGGCGGCGACGTCCCCGAACGGGACCGGCTCATCGCCCGCTCGCCGGAGGAGCACCGGGCCCGGGACATCGACCTCCGCATGCGTACGGAGGTCGTCGAGATCGACGTCGAGGGCTCCCGCGTCCGTGCGCGGGACCTCGACGCGGGCACCGAGTCCTGGACCGCGTACGACAAGCTCGTCATCGCGACCGGCGCCCGCCCCGTCCGCCCCGACCTGCCCGGTGTCGACGCGGACGGGGTGCACGGCGTGCAGACCCTGGACGACGGCCAGGCCCTGCTGGACACGCTGACCGCCACCGAGGGCCGTCGCGCGGTGGTCGTCGGCGCGGGATACATCGGCGTGGAGATGGCCGAGGCGCTCATCAACCGGGGGTACGAGGTCACGGTCGTCAACCGCGGCAGGGAACCGATGTCCACCCTGGACCCGGACATGGGTCGGCTGGTGCACAAGGCCATGGAGGGCATGGGCATCACCATGGTGGACGACGCCGAGGTCACCGCCCTGCGCACCGACGACGGCCGCGTCCGCGCGGTCGCCACCGAGGACGCCGAGTACCCGGCGGACGTGGTGGTGCTGGGCATCGGCGTCCGCCCTGAGACGGAGCTGGCGCGCGCGGCGGGCCTGCCCGTGGGCGATCACGGCGGCCTGCTCACCGATCTCGCCCTGCGTGTGCGGGGCCACGCGAACATCTGGGCCGGCGGCGACTGCGTCGAGGTGCTCGACCTGGTCTCGGGCCGTGAGCGGCACATCCCGCTCGGCACCCACGCCAACAAGCACGGCCAGATCATCGGCGCCAACGTCGGCGGCGACTACGCCACGTTCCCCGGTGTCGTCGGCACCGCCGTCAGCAAGGTCTGCGACCTGGAGATCGCCCGCACCGGCCTCCGGGAGAAGGACGCCGACCGGGCCGGCCTCCAGTACGTCACCGTCACCATCGAGTCCACGAGCCGCGCGGGCTACTACCCCGGCGCCGCCCCCATGACCGTGAAGATGCTCGCCGAACGCCGCACCGGCCGCCTCCTCGGCGTCCAGATCGTCGGCCGGGAGGGCGCGGGCAAGCGCGTCGACATCGCGGCGGTGGCCCTCACCGCGGGCATGACGGTGGAACAGATGACCGCGCTCGACCTCGGCTACGCCCCGCCCTTCTCCCCCGTCTGGGACCCGGTCCTGGTGGCGGCGAGAAAGGCGACGGCGGCGGTGAGGTCGGGCACCTCATGAGGTG
The DNA window shown above is from Streptomyces akebiae and carries:
- a CDS encoding DUF4142 domain-containing protein, which produces MRTTNGRGGLFSGTGLIVAGLTATLVALLFPIWSYADRSGTGVSVLNASTVTTQYGPLSALDRDFVTKVRLAGLWELPAGQQAQTKGSTLAVRTAGEHLVEGHTFLDARVRKVAARLALPLPNQPSDQQKAWLDTLTAAQGETYDREFANILRLAHGKVFSVVAQVRATTRNSLVRDLADDANTTVLDHIKVLEATGFVDYDAIARDAASASAPPLTNSPTPPTPLDDPGSPVPVTPSPTPTRPDPSPTYALPPAANGPADDD
- a CDS encoding TIGR04222 domain-containing membrane protein, which codes for MIWVLFLLLAWAAAGVSCARLCLTSMRAAAADSDVHVDHAHHCHRLTLYEAAFLSGGPARVADLTLVSMAGRRGLLLAHTGWVTVVDPDGRDDMERSVIGAIGPGGQSRIAPVRRTAAAADPVRRLSDRLVAAGLAVPYAARTAVADAVTQVRGAALGVCGLGALALMLPSQGYGEHHVLVALWFALPLVLTLSCLVIVRVDRHPGTRWATPEGVRVLRTVVGRGGGDLADLVSVAVWGVGAVGSAELRAAFGQR
- a CDS encoding alpha/beta hydrolase, with product MRAAVLYGTVGAVVLSGLGAAPAEGDMSRTAAQSVALAAERAADEGIRFGKCPAAEGLPDGVRCGTVEVPLDYARPDGRQISLTVSRIAAKGKDAKGRKVARQGALVFNPGGPGASGMYFPLAGYLPGWKRIGAAYDLVGYAPRGVGRSAPLSCQDPKRLHRGPAPAPTHPSETYKKERVARAKAYARGCARRGGSALRHYHSLNNARDLDVLRAALGEPRLTFMGASYGTYIGALYAALFPSHVRRMVFDSAVNPAPEQIWYRNNLDQSAAFEGRWADFRAWVARHHRVYGLGDTPQKVLRSYERAAARLAARPAAGKVGPGQLQGAFLQAAYHDDHWPQRALALSAYLRGDPKPLVRIAGPYPEAAVEQENAKAVYTAVECNDAPWPTRWSVWDRDNTRLARTAPFETWDNVWTNLPCAYWSGPRQRPLDVRTGPGELPPTLILAAERDAAAPYDGAIELHRRLWGSVLVTERDAGNHGVAGGSNTCVNGYLEAYLLQGRAPVRRAACAGRPEPSAARREAVGELRVVGS
- the hemQ gene encoding hydrogen peroxide-dependent heme synthase; this translates as MSDDAPTTESGRIPNKGKLAKDLNEVIRYTLWSVFRLKDVLPEDRAGYADEVQELFDQLAAKDVTIRGTYDVSGLRADADVMIWWHAETSDQLQEAYNLFRRTRLGRALAPVWSNMALHRPAEFNRSHIPAFLADETPRDYVSVYPFVRSYDWYLLPDEDRRRMLADHGKMARGYPDVRANTVASFSLGDYEWILAFEADELYRIVDLMRHLRASEARMHVREEVPFYTGRRKSVAELVAGLA
- the hemG gene encoding protoporphyrinogen oxidase translates to MSGSPSDVGRDAGHVVVIGAGIAGLAAAHGLLDRGARVTVLEASERVGGKLLPGEIAGARVDLGAESILARRPEAVALARQVGLADRLQPPATATASLWTRGALRPMPKGHVMGVPGTASALAGVLSDEGLARIERDADLPRTEIGDDVAVGEYVAARLGREVVDRLVEPLLGGVYAGDAYRISMRSAVPQLFEAARTHASLTEAVRGIQERAAAAGQTGPVFMGIQGGVGRLPLAVAESVRARGAEILTRTPVTELRRQAAGGWRVVAGGGAGGAGSAEAADARVLHADAVVVAVPAPVAAGLLRAEAPEAAAELAAVEYASMALVTLAYRRADVTLPEGSGFLVPPVDGRTIKASTFASRKWGWIADENPDLLVLRTSVGRYGETAILERDDAHLVEVSRTDLHEATGLSAVPLETRVTRWDDGLPQYPVGHHARVARLREHLGKLPGLAVCGAAYDGVGIPACVASAAAAVDQIHGDLRAVRRLTAHPVQSLHGGAGE
- a CDS encoding DUF4349 domain-containing protein gives rise to the protein MAETRVRRSRRPAGALAALFLAAALAVTGCGAGDDATGSAKSAADGGRADDSMAQPEGALSEQSGNSDHTGKGKASDAPPSVSPSHIIRTATLTVRVKDVPKALDDARTAVEGVGGFVGSESTTRDGKDRERTRVVLRVPAEKYDEVLTELEGTGKLIERKTKAEDVTDQVVDVESRIKTQKASVARIRELMDRATKLGDVVTLEGELSTRQADLESLLAQQKSLKDRTSLATITLTLSETAVKKTPENDDPGFMDALAGGWSAFVAVFRWLGLALAAVLPFAVAAALVVLVWYRLNRSRRPATATAGAGAAAPLPAAAPDTEEKEEREERE
- a CDS encoding FAD-dependent oxidoreductase, yielding MNTSRAEQRSRERLVVVGGDAAGMSAASQARRLKGPDALEIVAFERGHFTSFSACGIPYWVGGDVPERDRLIARSPEEHRARDIDLRMRTEVVEIDVEGSRVRARDLDAGTESWTAYDKLVIATGARPVRPDLPGVDADGVHGVQTLDDGQALLDTLTATEGRRAVVVGAGYIGVEMAEALINRGYEVTVVNRGREPMSTLDPDMGRLVHKAMEGMGITMVDDAEVTALRTDDGRVRAVATEDAEYPADVVVLGIGVRPETELARAAGLPVGDHGGLLTDLALRVRGHANIWAGGDCVEVLDLVSGRERHIPLGTHANKHGQIIGANVGGDYATFPGVVGTAVSKVCDLEIARTGLREKDADRAGLQYVTVTIESTSRAGYYPGAAPMTVKMLAERRTGRLLGVQIVGREGAGKRVDIAAVALTAGMTVEQMTALDLGYAPPFSPVWDPVLVAARKATAAVRSGTS